Genomic segment of Bubalus kerabau isolate K-KA32 ecotype Philippines breed swamp buffalo chromosome 6, PCC_UOA_SB_1v2, whole genome shotgun sequence:
CCCAGATCAGGCTCTGGAGACGCTGCTACCTGAGGGGAAGGCCTGAGGTCCAGGTGAGAAGGGAAGACAAAAATTGGGAGTGGGAGAAGGGGTTTGACTGCTGAACCAGATGTTCTAGGAGAAACTCAAGTGTTTCCAGGAGGCAGAAGGGCAAGGGTTTGGAGGACTGGGAAGTGAGATACCATTCCTACTGGTATCAAAGTGAATAGATTTGGGACTGTGGGAAAACTGCTTCTGGCTTATATCAAGTGGAACCTAGGGCATAGTTGGAACGGGAAAGGGAACTAAGAGAATTAAAGatcctctctgcctctcttcaCCTTCTTCCCAGATGGGCCTCTCAGCTCCCACAATCTCTGGTCTCCAGGAGGAGCTATCCCATCTTCAGGAGTTATTAAGGAAATGGACACCACGAATATCTCCCGAGGATCACTCCAAGAAAAGAAACCCAAACACCATTCTCTCCCAATCCCGTTGAAATTGCTTTCTCACGGGCAGGGCAGAAGGTGGTCTGGAGGGAAGGGAGAGTTTTGTCtaatccttccttttttcttatctGGTCTTGCTGCCTCAGCTTTCATAAACAAGATCACTGACCTGAGTTTCTATTGAAGATGAGTGGTGCTAACCGTATCCAACTCTTACCCTGCCTTGTTTGGTTTAAATAGTTCTTGTCATTTGAAGAATTAAGGAACAAAAACAATCCAGAACGACTGCCTCTTTTTTTCAGGGCAATTCGAtgtctttgggattgaaattttGGATATCGCGCTGGTAAATTGTGATAATCAGATATACTGTTTATCAGTGCCAACGAGATGGCCCACGGACCTCCTTCTCACCTCCTCTTGCTGCTTCTTTAATtccaatttctatttcttcccttatAGTTTTCTATGGGTATGAAATATACACGGGACACCCTATCTCTTCCAATTATATATTTTCGTCGTGACATTTCTATTTAAGGAGTTCATTAAAGCACAATATTTATACACGCCGCTGGCATTGTTTGTGTCTGATTAAAGGAACCTTAGGTAAGGGAgtggggggagaggagggaaaggaATGTGACCCACGAAGGGACGGTACCGACCATATTACTGCTAAGGAAGTAAGGGGCTGGGTTGCGTGAGGCGCTGCAGGATTCACAATTTAAGGTCCTCTCTTCCGTGCAGACGGAGCAAAGGCACACCCAGATGTTGCTGGAGTTCAGGGTGTGCTCTGGAGGTCGAGGCCGAGGCCGAGGCCTAGGCCTGTGGGCTTCAGTATCAAACCCCCGTAAGATTCGGTACCACCCCACCTCCGAGCCTCAGGTTCCCCTCACCCTCTATGGAGTGACTAGGCGAGCTCAGACATTCCACAATTCCCTTCCCCGAGGTTCCCCGAGGTAAAAGGAAATACCTCAAGCCCAGGACTGGGCTGTGAGGCCGCATCTGTTCAAGGATTGCGGGTTGGGATGGACGGTTGTCCCCACGCCTTGCGTTGAGGGGTTCCTCTGCACTCCcatctaagggggaaaaaaggctaCAAAACATATGAAAACTAAACTTTTGTTCTCCCAGCTTCTGAAGTGACATTTTCGGGAGCAGTGTGACCCTCTAACTTCTAACATTGCCTTAAAAGAGACAGAACGTTTCCTTTTCACGTTCCCCGCCCTGTCCGCTCATAGTACCACTTCTGCACGGCACCGTGGACTGAAGCGCACCACTGCCTCAGCCGCTTCCAGTCTTAGCGTCTCCTAAGATGGCCGAGGCCGCTTTCGGCTCCTCCCCTGCCGCGGCCCCGCCCACCACCTCACGTCAGCCTTCGCCTCGGAAGCGGAAGTAGTGACTGAGGTCAGGGGGCGGGATCGCTGCCTGGAGACGGCGGGAGCGGTTTCGCCATGGCGGCCGGGCCGATCTCCGAGCGAAACCAGGGTGACTGGAGGGGACAAACCCAGAATGGACTCTGGGGGTTTGGGGGACCTCGACTAGGCCCAGCAGTGTTTCCGTTGGGGCGGGAGATTTTACCTTTCTGAAGGGCGCGAGACTGGTCCCGATGCCTTATGGGGACGGGATGGATGGACGGGCTTGAGGCCTGTAGTTGTGATGCTGTGTCCaatcctctgctgccttcccactcaaaaaaaaaaaaaaaaaagaaaaagaaaagttacagAGTGAACTTGCACCGCAACTCTAAATTAGACTTAAGATTGTCTATTTTCTGGAAAGGAGGAGTTTCTAAAAGCttaatctaactttttttttttttttttcttattctttgctTTTCTACCCCATCTCCACCCTTACTTCCTCCGCCTGGGTTCCATCTTCGTGTTCCCGTTACCTCCCTACTTCTCCTCATCTCTGCCCTCACCTCCTAATCCTGTCTTCCAGATGCCACTGTGTACGTGGGGGGCCTCGATGAGAAGGTTAGCGAACCACTGCTGTGGGAACTATTTCTCCAGGCAGGGCCAGTAGTGAACACGCACATGCCAAAAGATAGAGTCACTGGTCAGCACCAAGGTGAGTACACGGCAAAAAGTGCAGTTACGTATGGCGGGGACAGACTGCTCCTGGAGGTCCCCAGTGGTATTAAGCGATTTGGAGTGAGCAAACTAAAGATTTTGTTTCTGGAACCATTCTCAATTGAAGTTGGGATTATTATTTCTTATCCTTTGTGCTTTAGAAGGCAAATGAGTTATAAACTCGtttttaaatcacttcagttgctAACCTCTTCTTTTCCACTTCCGCAGGCTATGGCTTTGTGGAATTCTTGAGTGAGGAAGATGCTGACTATGCCATTAAGATCATGAACATGATCAAACTCTATGGGAAGCCAATACGGGTGAACAAGGCATCAGCTCACAACAAAAACCTGGATGTGGGGGCCAACATTTTTATTGGGAACCTGGACCCAGAGATTGATGAGAAGTTGCTTTATGATACTTTTAGCGCCTTTGGGGTCATCTTACAAACCCCCAAGATTATGCGGGACCCTGACACAGGCAACTCCAAAGGTTATGCCTTTATTAATTTTGCTTCATTTGATGCTTCGGATGCAGCAATTGAGGCCATGAATGGGCAGTACCTCTGTAACCGCCCAATCACTGTGTCCTACGCATTCAAGAAGGACTCCAAGGGTGAGCGACATGGCTCAGCCGCTGAAAGACTTCTGGCAGCACAGAACCCACTCTCCCAGGCTGACCGCCCTCATCAGCTGTTTGCAGATGCACCCCCTCCACCATCTGCTCCCAATCCTGTGGTATCATCATTGGGATCTGGGCTTCCTCCACCAGgtaaagcttttgataaaaaatgtttgtcttgggttgggaagggtggggccaggaagaaggaaaaagaacctGGCAAGGAGGGGACATTGAGTCATTAGGTGAAAGGGGTTGAGGGATGATGATTGTGGTGGGAAGAAAGTTGTTGAGTTTCCCCAGAAGGTTGTTGCTCGAGTCATTTAATGTTGCTTCTGACTTTAgagagctgggaggaggggaaaagAGCTCATTCTGCCTGGAGATGCCAGGGTGGAACAGGCTCTCTAAAGGCACTCTCTGCTCACTATCATTAACTGTTTTTCCGTTTTCTCTATAGGCATGCCTCCTCCTGGCTCCTTCCCACCTCCAGTACCGCCTCCTGGAGCCCTTCCTCCTGGGATACCCCCAGCCATGCCACCACCACCTATGCCTCCTGGGGCTGGAGGACATGGCCCCCCATCAGCGGGAACCCCAGGGGCTGGACATCCTGGACATGGACACTCACATCCTCACCCATTCCCACCGGGTGGGATGCCCCATCCAGGTGGGTGTTCTTTGCTGGGAAAGAGAGGGATGAGCTTGGTAGAGGAGCTCTATCAGTACTTAATGCTTCTCTTCTTTGTTCTTTAACAATAATAGATAGTGCTCAAGCTCTCCTTTTTTTCAGACattcttttatgaaaaaaatgcaagatactttactgtttattttaataaacaaCCATCATGCTGTCTTTATTCTTGTTTAAGTTTTACCAAAGAGAACAACAGGCTCTTCTgcattggttctttaccactagcgccacctgggaagcctaggctCTCCTAGCCTCATTATTTCACACCTAATTTATTTCAGTTATACCCTAACTGACACTTTGACTCTAATTATCTCTACTTTGATTGATTATCTCAgagtaatttttcttaaatacagATATTCACACATCTTTGCTCAAAATTCTTCTGCTGCTCCCTTTTACTTACGGAGTGAAACCGAAACTCGCTATCATAGCATTCTAGGCTTTGCACGATCTGGCTCCTGCCCGTTACTCCCATGACTGCAAGCTGTTCTCCTGGTTTTCCTTTAACATACTGTGCTGTTGATCACATCCATGCTTTGCacctgctgattttttttctgcctggaatgttctcttCCGACTCTGTTGTCCACCTGAAAAATTCCTGTTCATCCTTTAGAATTAGATCTTTGCTGTGACGGTGTCTCTGTTATCTTCCCAGATTCTGTTCAGTAGAATAATCATGCCATTCTGCAGCACTGTTACAATGCCTAAATCATGGAAGGAGCGAATGGGCTTCAGGGACTGGGGAGCTGTTGGGTAGTTGGTTGATTTATTCTCTTGGGATGGAGTCAAGGATAAGGGCACTTTTTACCAGCTTTAATTTCTGTATTCTATCTgatgtcagtttcttcattttcttctctgtctcgTTTTCTTTGCCCTCCTGTCTAACTTCTTTTTGTCTCATTTCTCATTGTGTCTTGTTTTGTTCTCATAGGGATGTCTCAGATGCAGCTGGCCCACCATGGCCCTCATGGCTTAGGGCACCCCCATGCTGGGCCCCCTGGCTCTGGGGGGCAGCCACCACCCCGACCACCACCTGGAATGCCTCATCCTGGACCTCCTCCAATGGGGATGCCCCCCCGAGGGCCTCCGTTTGGCTCTCCTATGGGTGAGTAGTCTTTAGCCACCTCCCTCATCCTCACATATTGTTCTTGCAGCTTCTTTTGTCCCACCTCTTATCTCctgcactttcttttctttcttctctttcttttcactgtttcccagtgTATCCTCTCCCTACATTGTCCCAATATGCACTGTCTCCTATTCCTTGTTTTTACTTAGTTTTCCTTTTCTACCTGCAGGTCACCCAGGTCCTATGCCTCCGCATGGTATGCGTGGACCTCCTCCACTGATGCCGCCTCATGGATACACTGGCCCTCCGCGACCTCCACCCTACGGCTACCAGCGGgggcccctccctcctcccagaccCACTCCCCGACCTCCAGTGCCCCCTCGAGGCCCACTTCGAGGCCCTCTCCCTCAGtgatttctcattgtttttcCTCCTGTCGTAGCCTCCCAATATCTATTCACTTCCTTGGACCAATCAGAGCTGCTGTAGCTCCGAGGGGCTAAGGCGCTAATCCCTCTCAGGCCTTTCTTTTGTAAGTGTAATTttttcacaggaggctttattttattttattttttcctacgtTGGCCCTAAGTGTTTTACAGATACCCAGAGAAAATTAAACTAAACTCCTTGTTTATCATTTGTGGTGCTTAACTTAATAACTTCTTTTTCTCTGAGAAGAGATGTCCGTATATTGGGAGAAGAACGGTAAGGTAGGAGTGAGGGTGTTTATTCCAAGTTTTAAAGACTTACTCTGTAATGTGCTATTGCAAGTGCTGGACTGCTGTGTGCTGCAGCACTTGATTCATTACGTCAAAGTTACACGTAAGATGAAGACCCAGTATCTATGGCATAGAGTTACTGTGAGTATTAAGTTAGAACACAAGTAAAGGTCCTGGAAATAAGATGGCAAAAATAGGAAGTAACATGCACAAAgctattcattgcagcactacttgtAATAACAGATTGGAAACAACTCTCATATCAGTCAGTAGGGGACTGGTTGAATAAACTGGTAAATCTACACAATAGAATACTAAGcagcagtaaaaaggaatgagGGAGACTACACACTGATTGAAGAGATCACGAGACTATATTAAGTGAAGAAAGTAGCACGTAGAACAGAATGTATAATGGGCTTTCTTATCTAAAGGGTGACAcataatgtatattatacattTGTCTCTATTGTAAAAATGGAaggataagggcttccctggagctccagaggttaagactctgtttCTACTGCAAGGGCCACAGatccaatccctggttggggagctaagatcccacatgctacacggCCAGAAAAAGGAAGGATAAACCATAGACTAATGGAAATTGATAACCCACTAGGGgaagggaccggggagcctggtgggctgccgtctatggggttgcacagggttggacacaactgaagcaacttagcagcagcagcagcaggggaaggaaagggaTATGGAGGGAAGCTGGATTTCTCAAGCATACTGTTATTGTGGAACCGTGTATCTTAAATGGTAGCAAAGTAATTGCAATGGGACTGTAGGAACTCAGTaatccttcattttcttttgttctttatatTGCCAAATATCTTGGGTAAGGGATTTGTATCttattcctatttcttttcttctcagtcCTTCCAAACCTGATTTCCATCATATTTAAATCTGTGCTCAGACTTTAACTAGATCAAATCCAGTGGCCTATTCTTTCCTTTGCCACATTTAATCCTGTTATATCATCCTCTTCTCCAAAGCTCTTTTTGGCTTATGTAACCACGAACTTTCTTAAACTCCAGGCAAGAAAAGGTAAGCCTGGCCCTCTTGTTCTTTTGCATCATTCTCATTCAGGTAACGTAGTACATACAAGGGCTCTGCTGGTGGCCACTGAAGATACAAAGATGAGCAGGGCAGTTCTGCTGTCTGATCATTACCAGCGgggtgtgaaagtgttagttgcttagttgtgtctgactctttgtgtccccacggATCATAACCCACAGGGCTTCTccgaccatggaattctccaggcaagaacactggagtgggttgccatttccttctccagggcattcccaatccagggatcaaacctgggtctcccacattgcgggcagtctctaccatccgagccaccagagcAGTAGACTGATACATAAGAGGTTattatgaaacaaaatattttgagagCATAAGGAAGGGTATCCAACCTGGCCTGAAAGTCCAAGAAAACTTGCTGGGAAAATGACAGTTGAATGATCTTGAAGGTTAGAAGCTTCTTAGACAAAGATGAAGGGAAACTCATTCCAGATCTGTGGAATGCTTCTGAGCAGAAGAGACCAATAAGTAGCATAGTATATAATGTGCTAAAGCTAAAGCTGTTCAGTGCTGGAGGCCGGATGAGATCAGAACCAGTCAGGGAGTGCCCAAAGATTAGTTCTCAGCCCTTCTCACATTGTGGCACAGAGAACCATTTCAAACAGCACGCAGATAGGATGCTTCAGGCTTTAGACTATTGGCTTAAGAACTCGAGCTATCCCAGGCTCTGCCTAGCAGTCCAAAATGCTGAGGGAATTAACATCATTGTCAAGACACGCTGGCTGGGAAGCTGCTATCCATGATGGGAAGCCACAGGGGATTTAAGCAAGGAGATGACAGATTTGGTGTTTTAGAACCATAGTTGCACTGTAGAGGGTAGATTTGGGGGAGATGAAGACTGTTAAGCTATGCATCTGGCAACAGTTCAGGTgagcgtgtatgtgtgtgtgtgtgtgctcagttgctcagttgctcagttgtgtccgacttggccaccccatggactgtagcccaccaggttcctctgtccatgggattttccaggcgagaatactggagtgggttgttctccaggggatcttcccgacccagggatcgaaccagcatctcctgtgtctcctgcattggcaggtggactgccaCTTTACCACTGTGAAGCCTCCAGTGGGGAGATATTTAAAAGGCAAGTTAGGACTTGGTATTAGATTGGGTACAATGAATGAAGGAAAGAGTGGAATCAAAGATGAGAGTAGGCAGCAGGAAGAACTTGGGGAAGCAGGATAAAAATGATAAGCACAATTTTGGATATGTTGACTTTGTAGCGTGTTGGAAGGTGTGCAGGTTGAGTCATCTAGTGGATGTCTGATTACATATGCCAAAAGCTTGGGGGAAGGACTTctctggcgatccagtggttaacactctgcttccactgcggggtatacaggtttcatccctgctcgcggaactaagagcctgcatgcAGCACTTACATTGGCCAAACTAAAAACTTGGGGGAAGATTGGACATGGTATTTCACATCATGACTGGATATTAGGCTTCTGAGTCACAAGGGGATGAACTGACCACCTTAATTTCAAGCAGAGTTCTGCTATATGTGGTCATAAACTGAGGTCCCAGAAACGCTTGGAACCTGGCATAGCTGGATCCTGGCTCCACACACCAGAGGCCAACACTGGAGCATCCCCAGGTGTTGGGAAGctttgtctcagtctctgtgctTTCTGCCTTCAGATTATCTATCAAATGAATGGATTCTTCTGAGATCTCACTTCCTCGACtaaagattgaacctgggctgcaGCAGTGAAAGCCTGTAATCCTAACCATtatgccaccagggaactcctcctATGAGGCAATTCTGGCTGTTTTCTGGTATCATGTTGATGAATTCACACTGTCATAGAGTAAATTAGTGCCTTTGCTGAATTCCCTACTGTCTTTATTCAAACCACTGTTTTCTCAGACATTTATTCTCAGAATCTCTGAGCTTTTATTCATTCAGTGATTCCCCGAGTACCTCCTCTAGTTATTAAGTTTGACTTCCTTAAACTCCCCTTTATCTTTCCACCCTCTGGTTCTttcagactctgctgctgctgctaagttgcttcagtcgtgtccgactctgtgcgaccccatagacggcagcccaccaggctcccccgtccctgggattctccaggcaagaacactggagtgggttgccatttccttctccaatgcatgaaagtgaaaagtgaaagtgaagttgctcagtcgtgtctgactcatagcgaccccatggactgcagcctaccaggctcctccatccatgggattttccaggcaagagtactggagtggggtgcccttgccttctccatttcagactctgctgctgctgctgctaagttgcttcagttgtgtcctattctgtgtgaccccgtagacggcagcccaccaggctcccccgtccctgagattctccaggcaagaacactggagtgggttgccatttctgctcAGCAATTCTTTAAACAGAGTACGCCTTGCTACTTCAGTTCACACATCTGtttgatttttagtttttgtgCACCCTCTGACATTTTGTAATCGCCCTCCCCCATGCATGAAATTTTAATATCACTGATATGCTGTTGTATCTGTATATGTACTATGGCCCTTTGGAAGGTCATAAACATAACATTTAAGGTTCTCATCCCTGTACCAATTTTTGACTTCTTGGGAGGGGGGCAATACTACTCCCATTGACAATGCAGGCTCTAGACCATGGGTCCTTAATGTTTGTAGGCCATGGGACAGTCCTTTGAGAATATGACAAAACTATGGACCCTacccaagaaaaaaatgcatgcatgcatatttacCCAATATCCTGAAGCAAAAATTCCAGAAGTTTCATGGATCCCAATCTAAGTATCCCCACTAAACTGAATCCCTTAAGAATCCTTAACGATTTTCATTCTATTAATCTGTATCCCCCGAGAGTGTTGAAAGCTgcctaatatatataataattgtaaaaatggtgatggtggtttagttgttaagtcatgaaCTCTTGTgttcccatggaccgtagcctgccatgggatttccatgggattccccaagcaggaatactgaagtgggttaccatttccttctctaggggatcttcctgatccagggattgaaccctagtctccagcattgcaggtggattctttactgactgagccactagggaagttccaaCTGTaagaataataatagctaacatttactgaactcttactatatgccaggtactgaactgttttatatgcattatctcaaTCCTTAAAATAATGCCTTAGGTAGATTTTACTTTTATGATTTTAGATTTTGCTTTTGCACCAGTTTTAAGATGGGGAAGCTGACATTAAGTTCCTTGACCAAGGTCACATGCTAAAAAGCGGTAGGTGTAGTAATTGAAATAAGATctgtctgtatgcaggtcaggaagcaacagttagaactggacatggaacaacagactggttccaaataggaaaaggaggacgtcaaggctgtatattgtcaccctgcttatttaacttacatgcagagtacatcatgagaaacgctgggctggaagaagcacaagctggaatcaagattgctgggagaaatatcaataacctcagatacccagatgacaccactcttatggcagaaagtgaagaagaactaaagagcctcctgaaagtgaaagaggagattgaaaaagttggcttaaagctcaacattcagaaaactaaggtcatggcatccggtcccatcacttcatggctaatagatgggaaaacagtggaaacagtggctgactttatttttttggggctgcaaaatcactgcagatggtgactgcagccatgaaattaaaagacacttactccttggaaggaaagttatgaccaacctacacagcatattaaaaagcagagatattactttgtcaacaaagttccgactagttaaggctatggtttttccagtggtcaagtaatggatgtgagagttggactataaagaaagctgagtgcagaataattgatgcttttgaactgtggtgttggagaagactcttgagagtcccttggactgcaaggagatccaaccagtccatcctaaaggagatcagtcctgggtgttcattggaaggactgatgttgaagctgaaactccaattctttggccacctgacgtgaagagctgactcattggaaaagaccctgatgctgggaaagattgaaggcaggaggagaaggggatgacagaggatgagatggttgggtggcatcaccgactcaatggacatgggtttggatggactccaggagttggtgatggacagggaggcctggcatgctgtggttcatggggtcacaaagaatcagacacgactgagcgactgaactgaactgaactgaactccgtAGCCAACTGCTTAGTCATGTTTTGCCTTGTGACTTATTGGCTTTCTATATAAGCTATCCCCTCTCTAATTGGATTAAAAGCTCCTCGAGGGTAGGAATTTTGATGCTTCACTTGTTAGCATCTCTCATTGGAACTTTATGGTgtcttctttgcgaccccatagactgcagcctaccgggctcctccatccatgggattttccaggcaagaatactggagtgggttgccattttcttctccaggagatcttcccaacccagggatcaaaccccagactcccacattgtaggcagacgctttaccgtccgagccacaagggaagccacttaCGGTGTCTTAGAGAGGCTGTTATTGACCCTCTTATACCCCTCtttatgctccccatcctgacaATCTCATGTGCATAAAGTGGAGTAGACAAAAAGTAGTGATAGGATATAAGTGGGTGCCTGATGTTGAGGAGTagtcaatattcaaaaatatatttttggcaTGCTACGTgcttggcatgcaggatctttagttcccaACCAAGGATAAATTCACGGCCCCTGCAGTGGCAgtgccgagtcttaaccactggaccaccagggaagtcctgaagaaCAGCCAATTTGATGGATAAGTGGTGAAAGAAGTTACACCAGAAAGTAGTATAAGGCTGTGATTTAAAACCTTGGAAAGCTCTGAAACCCAGAGCTATGAAGCCAGAGACCTATATACTGTATGAACCTACTTATATGAAGCTCTAGAATAGACAAGTCTAATCTATggtgacagaaaggagatcagtgGTTGCTAAGGATGGGGAGATTAACTTCAGAATGGCACAACAGAAATTTTAGGGGCAATGTTCTTTATCTTGATCAGAAGGATGCTTACAGGGAaatatacatttgttaaaacACATGGAACTATACACCTAAGatggatacatttttaaaggttaagaACTCTGCATCTATACTGCCTTTGTTCAAATCCTAGTTTTGCCATTTCTGAGTTGTGTGATTAATCAAATTACTACTTAGGCAATCAGTGCCTCAATGTCATCTGTAAATGGTAATCATTTCGTAGGTTAATGGGGAGGTGGGGTGAGTTAATTGTTGTCAAGTGGTCAGAAAAGTGCCCAAGTCAGGTAA
This window contains:
- the SF3B4 gene encoding splicing factor 3B subunit 4: MAAGPISERNQDATVYVGGLDEKVSEPLLWELFLQAGPVVNTHMPKDRVTGQHQGYGFVEFLSEEDADYAIKIMNMIKLYGKPIRVNKASAHNKNLDVGANIFIGNLDPEIDEKLLYDTFSAFGVILQTPKIMRDPDTGNSKGYAFINFASFDASDAAIEAMNGQYLCNRPITVSYAFKKDSKGERHGSAAERLLAAQNPLSQADRPHQLFADAPPPPSAPNPVVSSLGSGLPPPGMPPPGSFPPPVPPPGALPPGIPPAMPPPPMPPGAGGHGPPSAGTPGAGHPGHGHSHPHPFPPGGMPHPGMSQMQLAHHGPHGLGHPHAGPPGSGGQPPPRPPPGMPHPGPPPMGMPPRGPPFGSPMGHPGPMPPHGMRGPPPLMPPHGYTGPPRPPPYGYQRGPLPPPRPTPRPPVPPRGPLRGPLPQ